Proteins encoded by one window of Microcebus murinus isolate Inina chromosome 2, M.murinus_Inina_mat1.0, whole genome shotgun sequence:
- the LOC105877408 gene encoding olfactory receptor 2G3-like, translating into MQELNQSTVTEFILLGFAPSPRTNPLLFTFFLLFYLLILMSNSLLITLILQDSRLHTPMYFFISVLSMLDICFTTTTVPQMLAHILRKKRAISFARCVAQMYIYLLFGITESWLFSIMSVDRYVAICHPLRYKVIMSRWVCLLMVGICAAYGMLGSLCDTFFAMRLPYCGPNEIDHYFCEVPAVLKLACADTSLNDLVDFIIGFNVIVVPLSLVVLVYANIFATIMKIRSVQGRIKAFSTCASHITVVTMFAIPCIIMYMSPGSGSLSNSGKRISLFYNVATAFLNPVIYSLRNKDVKKAFYKLMGWSRAPE; encoded by the coding sequence ATGCAGGAACTCAACCAGTCCACCGTGACAGAGTTCATCCTGCTGGGCTtcgcccccagccccaggaccaATCCTCTGCTCTTCACCTTCTTTCTGCTCTTTTACCTGCTGATCCTCATGAGCAACAGCCTCCTGATCACCCTCATCCTCCAGGACTCGCGTCTGCACACGCCCATGTACTTCTTCATCAGCGTCCTCTCCATGCTGGACATATgcttcaccaccaccaccgtgCCCCAGATGCTCGCGCATATTCTCCGCAAGAAGAGGGCCATCTCTTTTGCTAGATGTGTGGCCCAGATGTACATCTACCTTCTCTTTGGGATCACCGAGTCCTGGCTTTTCTCCATCATGTCCGTGGACAGGTACGTGGCCATCTGCCACCCTCTCAGGTACAAGGTCATCATGAGCCGCTGGGTGTGTCTCCTCATGGTGGGCATCTGTGCAGCCTATGGTATGCTGGGAAGCCTGTGTGATACTTTCTTTGCCATGCGCCTGCCCTATTGCGGTCCCAATGAAATTGACCACTACTTCTGCGAGGTCCCTGCAGTTCTGAAGCTGGCCTGTGCAGACACTTCCCTCAATGACTTAGTGGACTTCATCATAGGCTTCAATGTCATCGTGGTCCCACTCTCCCTGGTTGTCCTTGTCTATGCCAACATCTTTGCCACCATCATGAAGATCCGCTCAGTCCAGGGGCGGATCAAGGCCTTTTCCACCTGTGCCTCCCACATCACGGTGGTCACCATGTTTGCCATTCCATGCATCATCATGTACATGAGCCCTGGCTCTGGCTCTTTGTCAAACAGCGGCAAGAGAATTTCCCTTTTCTATAATGTTGCCACAGCCTTCCTCAACCCCGTCATCTACAGTCTGAGGAACAAGGATGTAAAAAAGGCCTTTTACAAATTGATGGGATGGAGCAGGGCCCCAGAGTAA